The Candidatus Hydrogenedentota bacterium genomic interval CCAGCCTTCGCGAGCGAGGCCGTGGATTTGTTCTTTCGACAGGATCATCATGCCGTGATAGCTGCTGCCGGGGAGGTTTCGCGGCACGCCTACCTGGCTCGCGACCAAGGCAACGTGCCCGGGCACGCCGTATGTATGGTGGATAGGGAGAGCATACCGCAGCAGGTCTTCGCAGCCTTCGTCGTAGGTAATCGAGTAGACCCACGTTTTTCCGTCTTTCCAGGGCATGATCAAGTTTCCTTGGGTTTCACGAGCTCGCCGTACAGGTCCGGGCGGCGAATCGTATCATACATGGTGCGCATATTGCCTCCATACCCCTCGCCCCAGAAAGCCATTCGCCATTTCGGGTCAAACTCGGCGATGGCGACGCCGCTGTGGTGTCCCGTTGACACGATCACGCGTCCGTCGGGTCCGATGACTTTGGCGTAGCCCATGTTCTTGCCGGCCAGGAACGGCTGGGTGATATAACGGGAGAGTGCAAGGTAGTAGCCGCTGTCGATAGCGCGGGCCTTTTCGAGGGATTCCAGCATGTCGCCGGTGTAGTCAAGATACATGGTGGGGAGGCAAACGAGGTCAGCGCCTTTGAGGCCGTAAATGCGAAACATCTCCGGGAAATGAATGTCCATGCAGATTGCCATGCCGATAGTCACCCCTTCGAAGTCGTACACGGGGAACGGTTCGCCGGGTTGTACAGGCTCGGTCAAGATGGTTTCTTCGGTTGGGGCGGGATGCTTTTTCCGGTAGAGGCCGAGGACGGCTCCCGTGCGGTCGAGAAGAAATGCGGTGTTGGCATGGCGCTCGCCGGCTTTCGCGGAGACGGTTGATATAAGCCCGATGCCGCAAGCGGCGGCCTGGTCGCGGAAGGCCTTGAAAACCGGGTGTTCCTCGAGTGGATACACGCCGTACGTTCCGCCGGCGATGATATCGGGTTCCTCGGGGAGGAGTACGAGGTCGGCCCC includes:
- a CDS encoding carbon-nitrogen hydrolase family protein, translated to MPKLFRLAVAAIDKPESAKNADNPVIANCVAAIREAADRGADLVLLPEEPDIIAGGTYGVYPLEEHPVFKAFRDQAAACGIGLISTVSAKAGERHANTAFLLDRTGAVLGLYRKKHPAPTEETILTEPVQPGEPFPVYDFEGVTIGMAICMDIHFPEMFRIYGLKGADLVCLPTMYLDYTGDMLESLEKARAIDSGYYLALSRYITQPFLAGKNMGYAKVIGPDGRVIVSTGHHSGVAIAEFDPKWRMAFWGEGYGGNMRTMYDTIRRPDLYGELVKPKET